A genomic segment from Microcoleus sp. FACHB-831 encodes:
- a CDS encoding CU044_2847 family protein: protein MKIVEFELESGESIFVEVKDTEQTDGRIGLGDDLIEKAHGTFESALEKVKPVANTIINKLRNLNQPADEVEVKFGLKMTAQAGAIVAGFSGDANYEITLKWKRDSKNGGTA, encoded by the coding sequence GTGAAAATAGTTGAATTTGAGTTGGAAAGCGGCGAATCAATTTTTGTAGAAGTCAAGGATACAGAACAAACTGATGGTCGTATTGGTTTAGGAGATGACTTAATTGAAAAAGCTCACGGAACTTTTGAGTCTGCCTTAGAAAAAGTCAAGCCTGTAGCTAATACTATTATCAATAAGCTGCGTAATCTCAACCAACCAGCCGACGAAGTAGAAGTTAAGTTTGGGTTGAAGATGACAGCACAAGCTGGGGCGATCGTCGCAGGCTTCAGCGGAGATGCTAACTACGAAATTACCCTAAAGTGGAAGCGAGATTCAAAAAATGGTGGCACAGCTTGA